From the Amycolatopsis thermoflava N1165 genome, one window contains:
- a CDS encoding CsbD family protein, which produces MNVVKNRMTSRSRQAKGGARELFGRLTGKRRHQSAGRAERIRGVVRETTTEVADWAATAARDAQRRFRSR; this is translated from the coding sequence ATGAACGTCGTGAAGAACCGGATGACGAGCCGGTCCCGCCAGGCCAAGGGCGGGGCGCGGGAGCTGTTCGGCCGCCTCACCGGTAAGCGCCGCCACCAGAGTGCCGGCCGCGCCGAGCGGATCCGCGGTGTCGTGCGCGAGACGACGACCGAGGTGGCGGACTGGGCGGCCACCGCCGCGCGGGACGCGCAGCGCCGCTTCCGCTCCAGGTGA
- a CDS encoding nucleoside deaminase, whose product MSDADLVSVALAAAREAGPDVPIGAAVFAPDGRLLARAHNAREELGDPTAHAEVIALREAAREFGDGWRLDGCTLAVTVEPCTMCAGALVLARVARVVFGAWEPRTGAVGSLWDVVRDRRLNHRPEVRGGVLEAECAALLAEFFTGHRDV is encoded by the coding sequence GTGTCCGACGCCGACCTGGTGTCCGTGGCGCTGGCCGCGGCGCGGGAGGCGGGCCCGGACGTGCCGATCGGCGCCGCCGTGTTCGCACCCGACGGCCGCCTGCTCGCCCGCGCCCACAACGCCCGCGAGGAGCTGGGCGACCCGACGGCGCACGCCGAGGTCATCGCGCTGCGGGAGGCGGCCCGCGAGTTCGGCGACGGCTGGCGGCTGGACGGCTGCACGCTCGCGGTGACGGTCGAGCCCTGCACGATGTGCGCCGGGGCGCTGGTGCTCGCGCGCGTGGCCCGGGTCGTGTTCGGGGCGTGGGAGCCGCGCACCGGAGCGGTCGGGTCGCTGTGGGACGTGGTGCGCGACCGGCGGCTCAACCACCGCCCGGAGGTGCGCGGCGGGGTCCTGGAGGCCGAGTGCGCCGCGCTGCTCGCCGAGTTCTTCACCGGTCACCGGGACGTGTGA
- a CDS encoding tRNA adenosine deaminase-associated protein: protein MSVKEPVAGFAVAVVREDGKWRCSALDAGALTGLDAAITELAKLRSTGAVFGLLAVDDEFFVIVRPSPRGPSLLLSDAAAALDYDIAADVLDVLRVDPPDEEDDSIWPEGDLDILADVGLPGPELEVIAGEVDLYPDEQLQMIAQRCGFGGEFTALLDEI, encoded by the coding sequence ATGTCGGTGAAGGAGCCGGTTGCGGGATTCGCGGTGGCCGTGGTCCGGGAGGACGGCAAGTGGCGCTGCAGCGCGCTCGACGCCGGCGCACTCACGGGGTTGGACGCCGCCATCACCGAGCTGGCCAAGTTGCGGTCCACGGGGGCCGTGTTCGGCCTGCTCGCGGTGGACGACGAGTTCTTCGTGATCGTGCGGCCGAGCCCGCGCGGACCGTCCCTGCTGCTATCGGACGCGGCGGCGGCGCTGGACTACGACATCGCCGCCGACGTGCTGGATGTGCTGCGGGTCGATCCGCCGGACGAGGAGGACGACTCGATCTGGCCGGAGGGCGACCTCGACATCCTCGCCGACGTCGGCCTGCCCGGGCCCGAGCTCGAGGTGATCGCGGGCGAGGTCGACCTCTACCCGGACGAGCAGCTGCAGATGATCGCGCAGCGCTGCGGGTTCGGCGGCGAGTTCACCGCGTTGCTCGACGAGATCTGA
- a CDS encoding M20 family metallopeptidase, protein MTGPTELPPLPDTRLAALLSEAEALQPATVALRREIHRRPEQGLHLPHTQAAVRRALEGLPLEIVEGKSTSALTAVLRGAQDGPAVLLRGDMDALPLQEDTGLEFASEVDRTMHACGHDGHTAMLASAARLLAARRHELAGSVVFMFQPGEEGYHGARHMIHEGVLDAAGSRAEKAFGIHLLSHVESGLITTRPGPLMASNDTFTVQVTGKGGHGSSPHNAIDPVPAAAAMVGALQTMVTRRVSVFDPAVVSVTRIQAGTTTNIIPETAEVAGTIRTLSESTRALVKAELPKVCEAVGEAHGCRVLVDIEPGYPVTVNDPDQALRVLDLAQRVLGRAELMADPIMGAEDFSYVLQRVPGAFAFLGACPPDVDPAEAPTNHSNRVRHDEGAFPAGVAMYAAFALDALAG, encoded by the coding sequence ATGACGGGACCCACGGAGTTGCCCCCATTGCCGGACACCCGGCTCGCCGCGTTGCTCTCCGAGGCCGAGGCCCTGCAACCGGCCACCGTCGCGCTGCGCCGCGAGATTCACCGGAGGCCGGAGCAGGGCCTGCACCTGCCGCACACGCAGGCCGCCGTCCGGCGGGCGCTGGAGGGCCTCCCGCTGGAGATCGTCGAGGGGAAGTCGACCTCCGCGCTGACCGCCGTGCTGCGCGGCGCGCAGGACGGGCCCGCGGTGCTGCTGCGCGGGGACATGGACGCGCTGCCGCTGCAGGAGGACACCGGGCTGGAGTTCGCCTCCGAAGTGGACCGGACCATGCACGCGTGCGGCCACGACGGTCACACCGCGATGCTCGCCTCCGCCGCGCGGCTGCTCGCGGCCCGCCGGCACGAACTGGCCGGGTCGGTCGTGTTCATGTTCCAGCCCGGCGAGGAGGGCTACCACGGCGCGCGGCACATGATCCACGAAGGCGTGCTGGACGCCGCCGGGTCGCGGGCCGAGAAGGCCTTCGGCATCCACCTGCTGTCCCACGTCGAGTCCGGGCTGATCACCACGCGGCCCGGGCCGTTGATGGCCTCGAACGACACGTTCACGGTCCAGGTCACCGGCAAGGGCGGGCACGGGTCCAGCCCGCACAACGCGATCGACCCGGTGCCGGCGGCCGCGGCGATGGTCGGCGCGCTGCAGACGATGGTGACGCGGCGGGTCAGCGTGTTCGACCCGGCGGTGGTGTCGGTGACCCGCATCCAGGCAGGCACGACGACCAACATCATCCCGGAGACCGCGGAGGTCGCCGGCACGATCCGCACGCTGTCCGAGTCCACGCGCGCCCTGGTGAAGGCCGAGCTGCCGAAGGTGTGCGAAGCGGTCGGCGAGGCGCACGGCTGCCGCGTGCTGGTCGACATCGAGCCCGGCTACCCGGTCACCGTGAACGACCCGGACCAGGCGCTGCGGGTGCTGGACCTCGCCCAGCGCGTGCTCGGCCGGGCAGAGCTGATGGCAGACCCGATCATGGGCGCCGAGGACTTCTCCTACGTGCTGCAACGCGTTCCGGGCGCGTTCGCGTTCCTCGGCGCGTGCCCGCCGGACGTCGACCCGGCGGAGGCGCCGACCAACCACTCCAACCGCGTGCGCCACGACGAAGGTGCTTTCCCGGCGGGTGTCGCGATGTACGCGGCCTTCGCCCTCGACGCCCTGGCAGGATGA
- a CDS encoding prephenate dehydrogenase, whose amino-acid sequence MIGLGLIGGSVLRAAAAVGRGVWGASASAADAEAAAADGFDASTDVEAALRRAAERDALVVLAVPLTAVEEVLRTVDVCAPSCLLTDVTSVKTGVLTAARAFAPNARYVGGHPMAGTAESGWRAGNAALFGGAAWVVCVEDDTDLGAWAEVARLAIDLGSHVVPLTAATHDEAVARISHLPHLLAAVLAAVGADGGPVAMALAAGSYTDGTRVAATRPALVRAMTEGNREALLPVIDEALGRLGALRGSLASTGGLAVSIDSGYEGAQALAAARQATLSGVRVALDAPDARDGLRALGERGGRITSLTEDTAIGEVP is encoded by the coding sequence GTGATCGGGCTCGGGTTGATCGGCGGGTCGGTGCTGCGCGCGGCCGCGGCGGTGGGGCGCGGGGTGTGGGGCGCCTCGGCCTCGGCGGCCGACGCCGAGGCGGCGGCCGCCGACGGGTTCGACGCCTCGACGGACGTGGAAGCCGCCCTGCGGCGCGCCGCCGAGCGGGACGCGCTGGTGGTGCTGGCCGTGCCGCTGACCGCCGTCGAGGAGGTGCTGCGGACGGTCGACGTGTGCGCGCCGTCGTGCCTGCTCACCGACGTGACCAGCGTGAAGACGGGTGTGCTGACGGCCGCGCGGGCGTTCGCGCCGAACGCCCGGTACGTCGGCGGGCACCCGATGGCGGGCACCGCCGAGTCCGGCTGGCGCGCCGGCAACGCCGCGCTGTTCGGCGGCGCGGCGTGGGTGGTGTGCGTCGAGGACGACACCGATCTCGGCGCGTGGGCCGAGGTGGCCCGGCTGGCGATCGACCTCGGCTCGCACGTGGTTCCGCTGACCGCGGCCACCCACGACGAGGCGGTCGCCCGGATCTCCCACCTGCCGCACCTGCTGGCCGCGGTGCTCGCGGCCGTGGGGGCGGACGGCGGGCCGGTCGCGATGGCGCTGGCCGCCGGCTCCTACACCGACGGCACCCGGGTGGCCGCCACCCGGCCGGCGCTGGTGCGCGCGATGACCGAGGGCAACCGCGAAGCGCTGCTGCCCGTGATCGACGAGGCCCTCGGCCGGCTGGGCGCCCTGCGCGGGTCACTGGCCTCGACCGGCGGCCTCGCCGTCAGCATCGACTCGGGCTACGAGGGCGCGCAAGCGCTTGCAGCCGCCAGGCAGGCCACGCTGTCGGGCGTCCGCGTCGCGCTGGACGCGCCGGACGCCCGGGACGGCCTGCGTGCGCTCGGCGAGCGCGGCGGCCGCATCACCTCCCTCACCGAGGACACCGCCATCGGCGAGGTGCCGTAA
- a CDS encoding antitoxin, with translation MGIDFNEIKKKAQEALGHNAGKIEHGLDKASGFAKSKFGQHSSKIDNVTSKAKDFLHKQTGGGHGEPGPQGGPGPAGPQTGPQSGPTGPTGPTSQP, from the coding sequence ATGGGCATCGACTTCAACGAGATCAAGAAAAAGGCGCAAGAGGCGCTCGGCCACAACGCCGGCAAGATCGAACACGGCCTGGACAAGGCGAGCGGCTTCGCCAAGTCGAAGTTCGGCCAGCACTCCAGCAAGATCGACAACGTCACGTCGAAGGCGAAGGACTTCCTGCACAAGCAGACCGGCGGCGGGCACGGCGAGCCCGGCCCGCAGGGCGGACCCGGACCGGCCGGACCCCAGACCGGACCCCAGAGTGGCCCGACCGGGCCGACCGGGCCGACCAGTCAGCCGTAA
- a CDS encoding SRPBCC family protein — protein MPARTFSFEVTRTSSAPPATLFRLETDGARWSDWAKPLIVVSRWDRWADPAGGVGAIRAVGAWPLLMREETLEYEQDRRHVYTFAEPAPVRGYRGEVTFEPDGTGTRLTWRGSFQEKIPGTGPVVRAALAGAIKFLSAKLVKAAER, from the coding sequence ATGCCCGCCAGGACGTTCTCCTTCGAGGTCACCCGCACCAGCAGCGCCCCGCCCGCGACCCTCTTCCGCCTGGAGACCGACGGCGCCCGCTGGTCCGATTGGGCGAAACCGCTCATCGTCGTGTCCCGTTGGGACCGGTGGGCCGATCCGGCGGGCGGGGTGGGCGCGATCCGGGCCGTCGGGGCGTGGCCGCTGCTCATGCGCGAGGAGACGCTCGAGTACGAGCAGGACCGCCGCCACGTCTACACCTTCGCCGAGCCCGCGCCGGTGCGCGGCTACCGCGGCGAGGTGACCTTCGAGCCCGACGGCACTGGCACGCGGCTGACCTGGCGCGGCTCGTTCCAGGAGAAGATCCCCGGCACCGGCCCGGTCGTGCGCGCCGCGCTCGCGGGAGCGATCAAGTTCCTGTCCGCGAAGCTGGTCAAGGCCGCCGAGCGCTAA
- a CDS encoding CHAT domain-containing protein produces MSAQRESRRALGRASELRGRAADAAGNFRNVEAVRLFNRALRVLADGPDDVEWITLRARVLLGLAMSEAETGSAAAGLRHLDDARQLTDRLPPGPPQRVLRALVGAQRALVLGRIGRLSEALALFDEILPVLENEADDNALSLTRNLMNRANINVELQRPAAALADLRRCLELATEHGLTRLEGKVRHLLGEQGQLLGDVPGALRHYEQAARIYEDAAPGWLARLRVDQARALLVAGLAEDAARHLDEVLPELYSSRNVQDIAEAEVARAAAAILDNDHGRARELAELARRRFLRRGNERWAAVAALTRLRADATEVLGGTRRPPARLVTGLTGHADRLAELGLRDEAAVARLLAVRLLLRRGDVTAAEELLARVPRPRRTTPIDHVMLLRLCRAELAVATGRPRAALAQARSGFAELSRVRDRMGGLDLVCGTAVHGQELGRLAVGLVLGTTRGHAGARRLFAWQERTRAQVYRYEPLPAIDDPVLARLITEMRQVQRLAQQNRLDGRPVAALEQRYARLQREAGRLGWYTSPWGRPRPVSSPEEVAAELGERVLVSLIGQDGELSAVVVRDGRFRLVRLGGLDEVVEITKQLHADLNALAPDHLPSPLVAAVTASAEKRARLLDERVVRPLADAIGDRELVIVPTGPLYALPWPALPSLRGRPLSIAPSATAWVTAMRRELIDPVVLVGGPDVPGAIGEVRQLRAVYPSATLVDGSAATSSAVLEALDGSGLAHLVAHGAHEPANALFSRLELVDGPLFAHETARLRRPPDRVVLAACELAMSHIRPGEEALGFAGALLASGSRTIVGAIARVGDRAAAEAMTDLHQRLASGISPALALAHATAADPLRRPFLCLGAG; encoded by the coding sequence GTGTCAGCTCAGCGTGAGTCCCGGCGTGCGCTGGGCCGGGCATCGGAGCTGCGTGGGCGGGCCGCGGACGCCGCGGGCAACTTCCGCAACGTGGAGGCGGTGCGGTTGTTCAACCGCGCCTTGCGGGTGCTCGCGGACGGGCCGGACGACGTCGAGTGGATCACCCTGCGGGCTCGGGTCCTGCTCGGCCTCGCGATGTCCGAGGCCGAGACCGGCTCGGCGGCGGCGGGCCTGCGCCACCTCGACGACGCCCGGCAGCTGACCGATCGGCTGCCGCCCGGGCCGCCGCAGCGGGTCCTGCGGGCGCTGGTCGGCGCCCAGCGCGCGCTGGTGCTCGGCCGGATCGGCCGGCTGTCCGAAGCGCTGGCGCTGTTCGACGAGATCCTGCCGGTGCTGGAAAACGAGGCCGACGACAACGCGCTGTCGCTGACCCGCAACCTGATGAACCGCGCCAACATCAACGTCGAGCTGCAGCGGCCCGCGGCGGCGCTGGCGGACCTGCGGCGCTGCCTCGAACTGGCCACCGAGCACGGGCTGACCCGGCTGGAGGGCAAGGTCCGGCACCTGCTGGGCGAGCAGGGGCAGCTACTCGGCGACGTCCCCGGCGCGTTGCGGCACTACGAGCAGGCCGCACGGATCTACGAGGACGCGGCTCCAGGCTGGCTCGCCCGGCTGCGCGTCGACCAGGCCAGGGCGCTGCTCGTCGCCGGTCTCGCCGAGGACGCGGCGCGGCACCTCGACGAGGTCCTGCCCGAGCTGTATTCGAGCCGCAACGTGCAGGACATCGCCGAGGCCGAGGTGGCCCGCGCGGCGGCCGCGATCCTGGACAACGACCACGGCCGGGCCCGCGAGCTGGCCGAGCTGGCGCGGCGGCGGTTCCTCCGGCGCGGCAACGAACGATGGGCCGCGGTCGCCGCGCTGACCCGGCTGCGCGCCGACGCCACCGAGGTCCTCGGCGGCACGCGACGGCCGCCGGCGCGGCTCGTCACGGGTCTCACCGGGCACGCCGACCGCCTCGCGGAACTGGGGCTGCGCGACGAAGCGGCGGTGGCCCGGCTGCTCGCGGTGCGGCTGCTGCTGCGCCGCGGGGACGTCACGGCGGCCGAGGAGCTGCTCGCGCGGGTGCCGCGGCCGCGCCGCACCACGCCGATCGACCACGTCATGCTGCTGCGGCTGTGCCGCGCCGAACTCGCCGTGGCGACCGGCCGTCCGCGTGCGGCGCTGGCGCAGGCGCGCAGCGGCTTCGCCGAGCTGAGCCGGGTGCGCGACCGGATGGGCGGGCTGGACCTGGTGTGCGGGACCGCGGTGCACGGCCAGGAGCTGGGCCGCCTCGCGGTCGGGCTGGTGCTCGGCACCACCCGCGGCCACGCCGGCGCGCGCAGGCTGTTCGCGTGGCAGGAGCGGACGCGTGCGCAGGTCTACCGCTACGAGCCGCTGCCCGCGATCGACGATCCGGTGCTGGCCCGGCTCATCACCGAGATGCGGCAGGTGCAGCGGCTCGCTCAGCAGAACCGGCTGGACGGCAGGCCGGTGGCGGCGCTGGAGCAGCGCTACGCCCGGCTGCAGCGGGAGGCGGGCCGCCTCGGCTGGTACACCAGCCCGTGGGGCAGGCCGCGCCCGGTCAGCTCACCCGAGGAGGTGGCCGCCGAGCTGGGCGAGCGCGTGCTGGTCAGCCTGATCGGCCAGGACGGCGAGCTGTCCGCGGTGGTCGTGCGGGACGGCCGGTTCCGGCTGGTGCGGCTGGGCGGGCTGGACGAGGTCGTGGAGATTACCAAGCAGCTGCACGCCGACCTGAACGCGCTGGCCCCGGACCACCTGCCGTCGCCCCTGGTCGCGGCCGTCACGGCGTCCGCGGAGAAGCGCGCCCGCCTGCTCGACGAGCGGGTCGTGCGGCCGCTCGCGGACGCGATCGGCGACCGCGAGCTGGTGATCGTGCCGACCGGGCCGCTGTACGCGCTGCCGTGGCCCGCCCTGCCGTCGTTGCGCGGCCGTCCGCTGTCGATCGCGCCGTCGGCGACCGCGTGGGTGACCGCGATGCGCCGCGAGCTGATCGACCCGGTCGTGCTGGTCGGCGGGCCGGACGTGCCCGGCGCGATCGGCGAGGTGCGGCAGCTGCGCGCGGTCTACCCGTCGGCGACGCTGGTCGACGGCTCGGCGGCGACCAGTTCCGCGGTGCTGGAAGCGCTCGACGGGTCGGGCCTGGCGCACCTGGTCGCGCACGGCGCGCACGAACCGGCGAACGCGTTGTTCTCGCGGCTGGAACTGGTCGACGGGCCGCTGTTCGCGCACGAGACCGCGCGGCTGCGGCGCCCGCCGGACCGGGTGGTGCTGGCCGCCTGCGAGCTGGCGATGAGCCACATCCGGCCGGGTGAGGAGGCGCTCGGGTTCGCCGGCGCGCTGCTGGCGAGCGGGTCCCGCACGATCGTCGGGGCGATCGCGCGGGTCGGCGACCGGGCGGCGGCGGAGGCGATGACCGACCTGCACCAGCGGCTCGCGTCGGGGATCTCCCCGGCGCTGGCACTGGCGCACGCGACCGCCGCCGATCCGCTGCGCCGCCCGTTCCTCTGCCTCGGCGCCGGTTAG
- a CDS encoding RNA polymerase sigma factor — MTEARTAEADPSWEGLRGPELFEACLAAARAGDKRALNRLVAELTPLVWNVARGQGLDSHSAEDVVQTVWLALVSHLDRLREPKALAGWLVVTARHESQRVRGRKPPPVPLTDELAETVASTDPAPEAEVLRTERDQRLWRAFRRLPQRCQELLRLTVLAGRAEYRLVAEALQMPRGSIGPNRGRCLKTMRELLDIEGGSA; from the coding sequence GTGACGGAAGCGAGGACCGCCGAGGCGGATCCGTCCTGGGAGGGACTCCGCGGACCGGAGCTGTTCGAGGCGTGCCTTGCCGCGGCGCGGGCGGGGGACAAACGCGCGCTGAACCGGCTGGTCGCCGAGCTGACCCCGCTGGTGTGGAACGTGGCGCGCGGCCAGGGGCTGGACAGCCACTCGGCCGAGGACGTGGTGCAGACCGTGTGGCTGGCGCTGGTCAGCCACCTCGACCGGCTGCGCGAGCCGAAGGCGCTGGCCGGCTGGCTGGTCGTCACCGCGCGGCACGAATCGCAGCGCGTGCGCGGGCGGAAACCGCCGCCGGTGCCGTTGACCGACGAACTGGCCGAGACCGTGGCGAGCACCGACCCCGCGCCCGAGGCCGAGGTGCTGCGCACCGAGCGCGACCAGCGGCTCTGGCGCGCCTTCCGCAGGCTTCCGCAGCGGTGCCAGGAACTGCTGCGGCTCACCGTGCTCGCCGGTCGCGCCGAGTACCGGCTCGTCGCCGAAGCGCTGCAGATGCCGCGCGGCAGCATCGGACCGAACCGCGGCCGCTGCCTGAAGACGATGCGCGAACTGCTGGACATCGAAGGGGGCAGCGCATGA
- a CDS encoding protease inhibitor I42 family protein: MTQIRLAQADSGETARLHVGDTVELRLPEVRASGYRWRWRLPDAVRVVADEHVRSRGVAHGEGPPGEGGVRRLALDVVEPGRHLLRAELARPWEVEPRRSVTFVLAVTAPNE; encoded by the coding sequence GTGACACAGATCCGGCTCGCGCAGGCGGATTCGGGGGAGACGGCGCGGCTCCACGTGGGGGACACGGTGGAGCTGCGCCTGCCGGAGGTCCGCGCGTCGGGTTACCGGTGGCGCTGGCGGTTGCCGGACGCGGTCCGCGTGGTGGCGGACGAGCACGTCCGGTCCAGGGGGGTGGCCCACGGGGAGGGGCCACCGGGCGAGGGGGGTGTGCGCCGGCTGGCGCTCGACGTCGTCGAGCCCGGCCGGCACCTGCTCCGGGCGGAGCTGGCGCGGCCGTGGGAGGTGGAGCCGCGCCGCTCCGTCACGTTCGTGCTCGCCGTGACTGCTCCGAACGAGTGA